The following DNA comes from Candidatus Eisenbacteria bacterium.
CAAAGCTTCCGTTGTGAGAATACAGGGCCAGCAGAATGAGAATGAGAATCTCAATCCACCTAAGCGCAACGATTGTGCCGACCTTTCCAAGATTGAACTTCTTCATGCCGACCATCTCCAATTTCAACCCGGACCGGAACGAATGAGGCTAAAGAGTTCCGGGAAAAGACCGATCAAGCAAAAAGGAACTGCCGATTGCGCGAACACGGCGAAAGGAGAAACAAAATGGTCGAAGATCTGAGCCAAGCACCTGTTTCAGAGAGCATCGGTCCGCTTCCAGCCTCCTTAAGAGCAGTCATCCACGAAATAAACAATCCCCTCTCTTCCATCATCGGCAACACCCAACTCCTCTTGATGAAAAAGTCATCGTTTGACAATAAGACCGTCGAAAAACTCCGGAGGATGGAGGCTGATGCCATAAGGATAGATGGGATCCTGAAAGCCTTGAGGGCATCGATAAAAGAATAGCCGGCCATCTTTCATGTGACTGCAGCCCGTTGAGCCGC
Coding sequences within:
- a CDS encoding histidine kinase dimerization/phospho-acceptor domain-containing protein, with amino-acid sequence MVEDLSQAPVSESIGPLPASLRAVIHEINNPLSSIIGNTQLLLMKKSSFDNKTVEKLRRMEADAIRIDGILKALRASIKE